In one window of Patescibacteria group bacterium DNA:
- the lysS gene encoding lysine--tRNA ligase, whose product MEIGKVSEHDERLKKLEELKGKGVNPYPASTKTTIRVEDVLTVFEQLEADKTSISLAGRLMSKRSHGNLSFANLKNNGYQIQIAVSKNEIGVDSYKDFVKLIDMGDFLEITGECFLTHKGEQSVMVKSWKLLTKALLPLPEKFHGLKDEEEIIRKRYLDLLTNDEHFQLFIQRAKFWEVTRNFLKDKGFLEVETPTIENTTGGAEANPFRTHHNDFDIDVYMRISIGELWQKRLMAAGYEKTFEIGRAYRNEGTSPNHLQEFTNMEFYWAYADYKDGMKLTRELYLEIANKVFGKTKFSSRGYEFDLAGEWKEIDYREEVLNRTGIDVLNTTEKEMLAKLAELGVKSDARNKERLIDSLWKYCRKQIAGPAFLVRHPKMIAPLSKESVEFPGTVEKFQIILCGSEIGNGYSELNDPIDQRERFEAQQKLMEEGDDEAMMPDWDFVEMLEHGMPPTFGFGFGERLFAALSDKTLREATLFPLIKPKNK is encoded by the coding sequence ATGGAAATAGGTAAAGTTAGCGAACATGATGAGCGCTTAAAAAAATTAGAGGAGTTAAAGGGCAAGGGTGTAAATCCATATCCCGCTAGTACCAAAACCACAATCAGGGTTGAGGATGTTTTGACTGTATTTGAACAATTGGAAGCCGACAAAACTTCAATTTCTTTGGCTGGTCGCTTGATGAGTAAGCGTTCTCACGGTAACTTATCTTTTGCTAACCTGAAAAACAACGGTTACCAAATTCAGATTGCTGTTTCCAAGAATGAAATCGGCGTTGATTCATATAAGGACTTTGTAAAATTAATTGACATGGGTGACTTCTTGGAAATTACCGGTGAATGTTTTTTGACTCATAAGGGTGAACAAAGTGTCATGGTGAAGTCCTGGAAATTACTAACCAAGGCCTTATTGCCATTGCCAGAAAAATTTCATGGTCTAAAAGATGAAGAAGAAATTATTCGCAAAAGATATCTTGATCTCTTAACCAACGATGAACATTTTCAGTTATTTATTCAACGTGCAAAATTTTGGGAGGTAACCAGAAATTTTTTGAAGGACAAGGGATTCTTAGAAGTAGAAACACCAACGATTGAAAATACAACTGGTGGTGCCGAAGCCAATCCTTTTCGGACACATCACAATGATTTTGATATCGATGTTTATATGCGTATTTCCATCGGCGAATTGTGGCAAAAAAGATTAATGGCGGCCGGCTATGAAAAAACTTTTGAAATCGGCCGTGCTTATCGCAACGAAGGCACTAGTCCTAATCATTTGCAAGAGTTTACGAATATGGAATTCTATTGGGCGTATGCTGATTATAAAGATGGTATGAAATTGACTAGAGAATTGTATTTAGAAATCGCCAATAAGGTATTTGGTAAAACTAAATTTTCATCACGCGGTTATGAATTTGATTTAGCAGGGGAGTGGAAGGAGATTGACTATCGCGAAGAGGTTTTAAATAGGACCGGAATCGATGTTTTAAATACTACGGAAAAAGAAATGCTCGCAAAGCTGGCCGAGCTAGGTGTAAAATCCGACGCACGCAATAAAGAAAGATTAATCGATTCATTGTGGAAGTATTGTCGCAAGCAGATTGCCGGACCAGCCTTCTTGGTTAGACACCCAAAGATGATCGCACCTTTGTCCAAGGAGTCAGTTGAATTTCCTGGTACAGTAGAAAAATTCCAAATCATTCTCTGTGGCAGTGAAATCGGCAACGGTTACTCGGAGTTGAATGATCCAATTGACCAACGCGAACGTTTTGAGGCACAACAAAAACTTATGGAAGAAGGGGATGATGAGGCGATGATGCCTGACTGGGATTTTGTTGAGATGCTTGAACATGGCATGCCCCCAACATTTGGTTTCGGCTTTGGTGAGCGTCTCTTTGCCGCTCTTAGTGACAAAACCTTGCGTGAGGCAACTTTATTCCCATTAATAAAACCCAAAAATAAATAA
- a CDS encoding SulP family inorganic anion transporter, which translates to MLSKEKVLSFFPFIETLKSYNKEKARKDAMAGLIGAIIVLPQGVAFATIAGLPPQYGIFAAIAPAIMAALWGSSAHLVSGPTTAISLVIFATVSPMAEPGSQEYISLILTISLLVGIIQLVMGWLKFGRLLNFISHTVVVGFTAGAAILIGSSQIKNFFGVKIPQGSSFYETIHEFLLHLDKINPYIVAVSSLTLIIGLILKKKFPKIPYMIPAMLVGSFFGYYLTSKYGFDTTAIKTVGALPSILPPFSFSLIKFGSIKELASPALAVTMLALVEAVAISKAIALKSGQQINGNQEIIGQGISNIVGSMFSAYPASGSFNRTGLNYESGAKTQFSSVYSAIFLSIIVLFVAPLAAYLPNAVMAAILFLVAYGLIDFHHIKNIIKANKSEASLLVITFLSTLFIELEFAIFVGVLLSIAIYLRNTAKPHVSCYVPDNNHPRRRMVASDELPKCPQLTLIKIDGSIFFGSTEHVEHSINRINEENPDHKIVLIVFSSVSTVDLAGFDMLSNIIKKYRKHDKDVYFSNVSPYIMTEMQKSGLMEVIGDKHICHSKPEAIAKIYSLLDKDICAKCTSKIFKECNS; encoded by the coding sequence ATGTTATCAAAAGAAAAGGTCTTATCGTTTTTCCCCTTTATAGAAACGTTAAAAAGTTATAACAAAGAAAAAGCCAGAAAAGACGCAATGGCTGGCCTGATTGGCGCCATTATCGTACTACCTCAGGGCGTGGCCTTTGCCACTATTGCTGGTCTACCACCACAATACGGTATTTTTGCAGCTATTGCACCCGCTATCATGGCCGCTTTATGGGGCTCATCTGCGCACCTAGTCTCAGGTCCGACTACAGCCATCTCATTAGTTATCTTTGCAACGGTTAGCCCGATGGCAGAACCAGGCAGTCAAGAGTATATTAGTTTAATTTTAACAATCTCATTATTAGTGGGTATTATTCAATTAGTAATGGGTTGGTTGAAATTTGGACGCTTGCTGAATTTTATTTCACATACGGTTGTCGTTGGCTTTACTGCAGGCGCCGCAATCTTAATCGGATCCAGTCAAATCAAGAATTTTTTTGGCGTTAAGATACCACAAGGAAGTTCTTTTTACGAAACCATTCATGAGTTTTTACTACATCTTGATAAAATCAATCCTTACATCGTGGCCGTTAGTTCTCTAACTTTAATTATCGGCCTTATTTTGAAGAAAAAATTTCCAAAAATTCCCTATATGATCCCAGCCATGCTGGTAGGTAGCTTCTTTGGTTATTACCTAACTAGTAAATATGGTTTTGACACCACGGCTATAAAAACTGTCGGAGCATTACCAAGTATTTTACCACCATTCTCATTTTCATTAATAAAGTTCGGTTCAATTAAGGAACTAGCTTCTCCTGCCTTGGCAGTTACCATGCTAGCCCTTGTTGAGGCCGTAGCAATATCTAAAGCTATTGCGCTAAAATCTGGACAACAAATTAATGGCAATCAGGAAATAATCGGACAGGGGATTTCTAATATTGTTGGCAGTATGTTTTCAGCATATCCTGCTAGCGGATCCTTTAATCGAACTGGTCTAAATTATGAGAGTGGCGCTAAAACACAATTCTCCTCTGTGTACTCAGCTATCTTCTTGAGTATTATAGTTTTATTTGTCGCGCCTTTGGCAGCTTATTTGCCAAACGCAGTTATGGCTGCAATTCTTTTCTTGGTCGCTTATGGTTTAATAGACTTTCATCACATCAAGAACATTATCAAGGCTAATAAGAGCGAAGCTTCTTTATTGGTAATTACTTTTTTATCAACCCTCTTTATTGAATTAGAATTTGCAATCTTTGTTGGCGTTTTGCTTTCGATTGCAATTTATTTGCGCAACACAGCCAAGCCACACGTTTCCTGTTACGTTCCCGATAATAATCACCCAAGAAGAAGAATGGTGGCCAGTGATGAATTGCCAAAATGTCCGCAATTAACTTTGATCAAAATTGATGGCTCAATCTTCTTCGGTTCAACTGAACACGTTGAGCATTCAATTAACAGAATTAATGAAGAAAACCCGGATCACAAAATAGTTTTAATCGTATTCAGTAGTGTCAGCACAGTTGATTTAGCTGGTTTCGATATGTTGTCAAATATTATTAAAAAATACAGAAAACATGATAAAGATGTTTATTTTAGCAATGTCAGTCCTTACATTATGACTGAAATGCAAAAATCAGGCTTAATGGAAGTGATCGGCGATAAGCATATTTGTCATTCTAAACCGGAGGCGATTGCCAAGATTTATTCTCTCCTAGATAAAGACATTTGTGCGAAATGTACTAGTAAAATTTTTAAAGAATGTAACTCGTAG
- the typA gene encoding translational GTPase TypA: MEIRNIAIIAHVDHGKTTLTDALMRQTGMSAEGVSMDSNALEQERGITIYSKNTSVYYKDTKINIVDTPGHADFGSEVERVLRSIDSVLLVVDAQEGPMPQTKFVLKKSLELGLKPIVVINKIDKPAARPDEVKEMVYELFLDLGANDEQLDFTTIYAIAREGIAKMNMDDESKDLFPILDVVLKEVPMASSAELDERPLKMQTFNLAYDNFLGRLSISRIYEGKVKAGQKVIIKGVGDTSREGKVTKLYSFEGLKRKEVTEAFAGDIVMTAGLADIFIGETICENADQEALPAINVDEPTISLNFFVNSSPFAGKEGKFVTNRQIKERLEKELEINVGLKIDFDFIDHYKVYGRGEMHIAILLENMRRENYELQISQPHVIIKEEGGHKLEPFEEVTISVPETMTGTVIEKLSKRKGNMTEMKPEHGHVRILFEIPTRGLLGYRNDFVVDTRGEGIMYTRVIGFKPHVGKIEKHDVGSMISMATGKALGFSIFNLQERGSMYIAANTEVYEGMVIGNTSKGEDMMVNPTKGKQLTNMRASGSDEAIRLTPPLEITLERGMSVMKDDEYLEITPKNIRLRKQYLTENERVRLGRKKQA; the protein is encoded by the coding sequence ATGGAAATTAGAAATATTGCCATTATCGCTCACGTAGATCATGGAAAAACAACTTTAACAGATGCTTTAATGCGCCAAACCGGTATGTCAGCCGAGGGTGTTAGTATGGATAGCAATGCTCTTGAACAAGAAAGAGGAATTACGATCTACTCTAAAAATACTTCTGTTTATTACAAAGACACAAAGATTAATATTGTGGACACTCCCGGACATGCTGACTTCGGCTCCGAAGTTGAGCGTGTTTTGCGTTCCATTGACTCTGTGCTTTTAGTAGTCGATGCGCAAGAAGGACCAATGCCTCAAACCAAATTCGTTTTGAAAAAATCTCTTGAATTAGGCTTGAAACCTATTGTGGTTATCAATAAAATTGATAAACCGGCCGCTCGCCCTGATGAGGTAAAAGAAATGGTTTATGAATTATTCTTGGACTTAGGTGCTAATGATGAGCAATTAGATTTTACAACTATTTATGCCATTGCTCGTGAAGGTATCGCGAAGATGAATATGGACGATGAGTCAAAAGACCTCTTCCCTATTTTGGATGTTGTTTTGAAAGAGGTGCCAATGGCATCAAGTGCTGAATTAGATGAAAGGCCTTTGAAAATGCAAACATTTAACCTAGCCTATGATAACTTCTTGGGCCGTCTTTCAATTAGCCGTATTTATGAAGGTAAAGTAAAAGCTGGACAAAAAGTAATTATCAAGGGTGTTGGCGATACAAGCCGTGAGGGAAAAGTTACTAAATTATATTCATTTGAAGGTTTAAAAAGAAAAGAAGTCACTGAGGCTTTTGCTGGTGATATCGTGATGACCGCTGGTTTGGCTGATATCTTTATTGGCGAAACTATTTGTGAAAACGCTGACCAGGAAGCGCTCCCAGCTATCAATGTCGATGAGCCGACTATCTCTCTTAACTTCTTTGTAAATAGCTCCCCTTTTGCTGGTAAAGAAGGTAAATTCGTAACTAACAGACAGATTAAAGAACGTTTGGAAAAAGAATTAGAAATTAACGTTGGTTTGAAAATTGATTTTGATTTTATTGATCATTATAAAGTGTATGGTCGTGGTGAAATGCACATCGCTATTTTATTAGAAAATATGCGTCGTGAAAATTACGAATTACAAATCTCCCAACCGCACGTTATTATCAAGGAAGAAGGTGGTCACAAACTTGAACCGTTTGAGGAAGTAACTATCTCTGTTCCAGAAACAATGACAGGTACTGTAATCGAAAAATTATCCAAGCGTAAGGGTAATATGACAGAAATGAAGCCAGAACATGGCCATGTGCGAATCTTATTTGAAATCCCGACTCGTGGATTACTTGGCTACCGAAATGACTTTGTAGTTGATACTCGCGGTGAAGGTATTATGTATACTCGTGTAATCGGCTTTAAGCCACACGTGGGCAAGATTGAGAAACATGACGTTGGTTCTATGATCTCGATGGCTACTGGCAAAGCGCTTGGTTTCTCCATCTTCAATCTTCAAGAACGTGGTTCAATGTATATTGCTGCTAATACTGAGGTTTATGAAGGTATGGTAATCGGCAATACTTCTAAGGGTGAAGATATGATGGTTAATCCAACCAAAGGCAAGCAATTAACTAATATGCGTGCGTCTGGCTCTGATGAGGCAATCCGTTTAACTCCCCCATTGGAAATTACCTTGGAAAGAGGTATGAGTGTTATGAAAGATGATGAATACTTGGAAATTACTCCAAAGAACATTCGTCTTCGTAAACAGTATTTGACTGAAAATGAAAGAGTAAGACTTGGTCGTAAGAAACAAGCGTAA
- a CDS encoding TatD family hydrolase encodes MFIDTHSHVNFKNFRDDADEVIRNSLSEKTWQIVVGADYKTSKRALEYANKYEKGVYAAVGLHPIHLHAHQENDYTTAGEEYNYDVYEKLSKFEKVVAVGEIGLDYYHIDNTQDVSKIKETQKKVFYQQLLLARRLDLPAIIHCRQAHDDMLQLLDEFRRENRQLIPKDRPWAVMHCFSGDEDLAWKYFGIGIIISFTGLITFSKQWDDLIRKIPKDKYMIETDCPYMTPEPFRGSRNEPALVSYVAKRIAEIKNLSIDSIEETTTRNARIFFRI; translated from the coding sequence ATGTTCATCGATACTCACTCCCACGTAAATTTTAAAAACTTCCGCGATGACGCTGATGAAGTTATCCGCAACTCCTTGTCTGAAAAGACTTGGCAGATTGTGGTTGGTGCTGATTACAAAACTTCTAAGCGTGCATTGGAGTATGCCAATAAATACGAAAAAGGTGTTTACGCCGCTGTTGGCCTACATCCAATTCACCTACACGCACATCAAGAAAACGATTATACAACCGCGGGCGAGGAATACAATTACGACGTTTACGAAAAATTATCCAAGTTTGAAAAAGTGGTCGCAGTGGGGGAGATTGGCTTGGATTATTATCATATCGACAATACCCAGGATGTCAGCAAGATTAAAGAAACACAGAAAAAAGTTTTTTATCAACAATTACTACTAGCTAGACGTTTAGATTTGCCAGCCATTATTCATTGTCGCCAAGCCCACGATGATATGCTCCAATTACTTGATGAATTCCGCCGCGAAAACCGCCAACTAATTCCCAAAGATAGGCCCTGGGCAGTCATGCATTGTTTTTCCGGAGATGAAGATCTCGCTTGGAAATATTTCGGCATCGGTATTATTATTTCATTCACTGGGTTAATTACATTTAGCAAACAATGGGACGACCTCATCCGCAAAATTCCCAAAGATAAATACATGATCGAAACCGATTGCCCATACATGACCCCCGAACCATTCCGTGGCAGCCGCAACGAACCAGCCCTGGTATCCTATGTCGCCAAAAGAATTGCCGAGATTAAAAATTTAAGTATTGATTCGATAGAGGAAACAACTACTAGAAATGCGCGAATATTTTTTCGGATTTAA